The Oleiphilus messinensis DNA segment CTTTACTAAGAAAGTTCTGCTGATCGGCCAGGCGCTTGTTAAATTCTTCCGGCGAATAAATGGTCGGGTTGACCGATCGCTGCAGTTGCGCTTCCGCCGGTTCCAACAGTTCCATGATCTCGCTATAACTCAAATCATCCCCCACCAGCATCACATCCACGTCGCTACCCGCATGTTCCTCGCCTTTCGCCAGCGACCCGTAAATAAACGCCAGAGCCAAACCGGGCAATAAGGTTGCCAGGGCTTGCTGCACAACACTTGCCACCCCCACGGTTTTTCCCACCAAGCCTTTCAACTCTGCAAATATCGGGCATGCCGGATTGGCTTGATAGTGGCTCTGATTGCCTTG contains these protein-coding regions:
- a CDS encoding nucleotidyltransferase domain-containing protein; its protein translation is MMAAENSKLADALFTRTQQKVLGLLFGQPQQSFFLNEVVRRAGVGKGAVSRELARLTDAGIVTLTRQGNQSHYQANPACPIFAELKGLVGKTVGVASVVQQALATLLPGLALAFIYGSLAKGEEHAGSDVDVMLVGDDLSYSEIMELLEPAEAQLQRSVNPTIYSPEEFNKRLADQQNFLSKVMAEPRIDLK